TGTCTCACTTTTCTTCATAGGGACCTTCGATGACTATGAGATATCCCGTCATGTCTCAGCAGAATTACACCCAATTATTTCCCATTCAGTTCTTTCTCCTGGGGATCCCTGGCCTTGAACATCTCTACCTCTACCTTGCCGTTGTCTTCACCGTGGTTTACGTCACATCTGTCATTGGAAACTTCACGCTGCTTTTCATCATCAGGATAGATCGAAGCCTCCATGAACCCATGTACTTCTTTCTCTGCATGTTGTCCTCCATTGATCTAGTCTTGTGCAATTCCACCACACCCAAGATGTTGGGGATCCTTTGGCTGAACTGTCATGAGATTTACTCTGAGGCGTGCCTCGCCCAGATGTTTTTCCTCCACTCCTTTGTTATTATGGAGTCAGCCTTACTCTTGGCCATGGCATTTGATAGATATGTCGCCATCTGTAACCCTCTTAGGTACACCGTAATACTAACAAAATGGCTGATAGCACATATTGGTGTGTTGGCGTTCAGTAGAGCGGTAGGACTGATGCTGCCATTACCTTTCCTTATAAGAAGACTGCCCTTCTGTTTGACCAATGTCATCCACCACTCCTACTGTGAGCACATGGCTGTGGTGAAACTGGCCTGTGCCGATATCACGTTCAACAACATCTATGGCATAGTGGTGGTATTTTTTATTGGAGGGTTGGATATGACCTTCATCATCTGCTCTTATGTCATGATTCTTAGAGCTGTGTTTCGACTGGCCTCCACAGAAGCCAGGACTAAGGCTCTTGGTACATGTGCCTCCCATATTTGTGCCATTCTTTCATTTTGTGTTCCTGCCATTTTGTCTTCTGTTGTCCACAGGTTTGGAAAAAATGTCCCAAACCATTTTCACATCCTACTGGCCAATGTgtacatgatgctgccacctctcaTTAACCCCATTGTGTATGGGGTAAAGACCAAGCAGATTAGGACCAGGGTGAAATCGTTCTTCAGCCTGCACTTCATATGTTCTACCAATACCTCCTCTGATGCGGCAAAGGCTGGCAGTGTGCAGCGGTCACACTGGAATGGTAGACACAACATGGATAACTAAAATCTAATTTACTAATGTAGCTTTTTTCCAGGTCTGTATCTTTTTTTTGCCTCTTACTACATTTAATCGTCCTTTTCCAGTTTCAATATTTTTAAGGTGCTCAGGGTTTTTGCCACATGATTCTCGGCCACAAAGCAGAAActgctacttaaaggggttctccgggaattaagaaattaaaatacttaaagggaacctgtcatgtggatatttgattataatctaactaattatatacaatcattaagtactaaaaagtgccttagatgtattcacttactggtgtgacagatggttacctcataatctacacaaaagatgctgcatgctaatgagctgattcgagtacagcgtgatgtcattgagtccagcgtatatttaattcagagctatagccactcccctgcccacctgctgctgattcctatggaaacaaactgtcattcagcagcaggtgggcggggagagtcaggagctcatgaatattcatgactcatcattatcagctggagcttttcaatacaagatgttggcagattgactgggtctattaaagaaagtgacccagcattttgctaaaagaatcagtcacttatttatgttgcccttagttaggacaccataaaactggtgacaggt
This is a stretch of genomic DNA from Bufo gargarizans isolate SCDJY-AF-19 chromosome 3, ASM1485885v1, whole genome shotgun sequence. It encodes these proteins:
- the LOC122932236 gene encoding olfactory receptor 52K2-like, which encodes MSQQNYTQLFPIQFFLLGIPGLEHLYLYLAVVFTVVYVTSVIGNFTLLFIIRIDRSLHEPMYFFLCMLSSIDLVLCNSTTPKMLGILWLNCHEIYSEACLAQMFFLHSFVIMESALLLAMAFDRYVAICNPLRYTVILTKWLIAHIGVLAFSRAVGLMLPLPFLIRRLPFCLTNVIHHSYCEHMAVVKLACADITFNNIYGIVVVFFIGGLDMTFIICSYVMILRAVFRLASTEARTKALGTCASHICAILSFCVPAILSSVVHRFGKNVPNHFHILLANVYMMLPPLINPIVYGVKTKQIRTRVLQ